From Bactrocera oleae isolate idBacOlea1 chromosome 4, idBacOlea1, whole genome shotgun sequence:
ctaagaaaaaattattttgtgattttttccaaaaaaaaacaataagtacGCAGTGGTGTtatgaaaaatgttaaattatgctacattctatattatatatagatatacatatattattaaaaattctgaaTTTTGAGAGAAATTACAATTTAAACACTGCGATTTGGTATCGAAGAGCTATAAGACTTCAGGTCACACCCAAAAACGAAAAGAGTTTGAGTTGCCGAACATTGAAACAAACGTGTAAACAACTATTAAGCTTGctattacaagtataatagATAATAGCGGAACTTTATTTCTAACAAATAGCCTTGCAGCCGTACGCCTAACCATTGTGCTGTTTCACAGTTTCGTATTACTGGTTACAAACTATTCTCAACTAAGCCGCATCCCAATTTTGCAATAATTCTCTGAGCTCTACATCTGAATTGACCTGCTTCAACTTCCTTTTCAACTTCTTTAACTTCTTTTTGAGTGCGAAATTCTCAGTTTTAACATACACCGCATCAGCAAATCTTGGCTGCGTTGCTTCTGTTTCTGCCGTAGCGTAGTTTTCCTGCGTAATTTCTGTTGCCGGTATTTCTACACTTTGCTCGTCATCCCTTTGGCCAGGATATGCGCTCTCCAGCACTTTGCGTATACGATTCTCCTCTTCAAGTGTCTTCAAACGTGCGTAACATAAATGCATTTTGTATGAAGATTcacatttattatttgtatttaaattcatacactcCTTCACCAAATGGCGTTCCCGGCCCACAATCGCATATAACTTCGCAAAAAGCTCTTCCCTCATATAACATTGCAATGATTCATCAGCTTTCCCATCACTTTTGAATGTCAAAGCATTTTCGTAATCTAACGCATTATTATTGGGCTCATTTATATGCGGTTCAGTTTCATAAATAATACCATCTATTTCGGTTTCTTCAGAGACGAAGTCATCCTCCTCCATATCATACAAATTTGTTTGCTGCGTACTCGAATCATCGGTGGCGTTTAGTTCAGGATCGCGAGTGAGCAAACTCAGTCGAAAACGTTGCAATTCCGCCATGGAGAGTTCGGTTTCTTTCATGCACGAACGCAATACAGCAGCGGTGAGTGTGGGCCGTGCTTGTTCTTGCTGCAGTTGTTGATGGTGTGCTTCCAAAAGCTGCCTATGTCGTTCCGTGTGCATCGTTAGGGACATGTTGACGGAGAGCGTGATGATGCGTGACTGTTGATGAACTCAATATTGTTACTCGCCACATAATAAAGGGTTAGTTTATTGCACAATCCTTACCTTTGCATGTTGCACTGTGGCGCAGAGCAAAATAGCGAGTAGGCTTAGTGTATGATACATAGAAAATTCAATATTCTTTTCCACCTGAATGTCTGCCCAAATGCATTTATGCTTTTTGaagttttaacaaaaaaatgtatataaaaatgtacgtGTTGGCGTTCAGCCATTAGCTTTTATAGACGATGCAAATTAGCTATAAAAGTTGTCGATCAAAATCgtattgatttgtttataattacagCAATTGTAATTATAGTTATTTAGCTTGCTTTATGGACATGGAATGAATACCTTTACGCTTCAATGGAAATGTTGATGTCTGCTATTTTGTCATTATGGCTACGTTATTAACTTTGGTTTATTATTACACTTTAACCCACGTGTTCACTGTGAATTTGAAATCTTGTATTTTTCATACTAAAATTGAAATATGGTTTTCGCCGAAGTCAGGTAACCTTATAttcttaaagaaaattttgtaaagcttttttcatgttttatcAAAAAGGAAACCTTTGGAATAAATAAGCTTTCACAAAAATAATGTAAGCTTTCATGTAAAAGCTTTATAGGTATATAagcttttattgattttgaagTCGAATCAAATATCGTAGTAGAAATTCGCGGCACTTTTTCTGTAAGTAAGTGAGCttttctttaaaaactttaCTACAAATTCCTAAGGGATTCcctataagcaaataaaaaattgtgaaagctTTAGTCATGCTATATTGAAATTCACGAGCCAACCAACGCGCAGTTTGTTtagcttttatttcatttgtttgtcaatacttgttttcatttttacagCCACTGTTGAGCTGTTGTTGCTGGCTTTGACTTACATagatttgtttacttttgcagttaaattgccaacaacaacagcaactacaacaaGCGCTTCCAATACAGCCGCGCATAGCTCGATCGTTGTATCGAGCTTAGACTTTAGCTCTAGCCATGCTCATATAGAGCCAAACATACACTTTTATACATACGCACAGACACAGCAAGACTCATGAAAGCGCATAAAGCAAAGCCTTGTGCATTTTTAAGTGCGTTTTGATTGAGTTTTGTTGACATTTCGTTTCATTAATTGTTTGCTTTTCATTTTCGACGACATTACGTGGCATGCCATCAGCATAGCGCCGCCACCACCAACGCCTCAACAGCTTCGCGCATTCTGCTGCAATGCGATTCTGTGTATTTACCAATttacaacaaacaattttttgccaTCGCTTTCA
This genomic window contains:
- the Obp56c gene encoding uncharacterized protein Obp56c, producing the protein MYHTLSLLAILLCATVQHAKSRIITLSVNMSLTMHTERHRQLLEAHHQQLQQEQARPTLTAAVLRSCMKETELSMAELQRFRLSLLTRDPELNATDDSSTQQTNLYDMEEDDFVSEETEIDGIIYETEPHINEPNNNALDYENALTFKSDGKADESLQCYMREELFAKLYAIVGRERHLVKECMNLNTNNKCESSYKMHLCYARLKTLEEENRIRKVLESAYPGQRDDEQSVEIPATEITQENYATAETEATQPRFADAVYVKTENFALKKKLKKLKRKLKQVNSDVELRELLQNWDAA